TTCCTGGAAGGCATCCGCGTCGCCACCCGGTCGGTGGTCATGGATCAGATGCGCCCCACCACGACCAAGACGCGCATCTCGGCCTCGTCGAACCAGTCGGTCACGCAACAGATCGTGCGGGTGGACCGCCTGGTGCGCGATCCGGTGCCGCCCGAGGTCGAGAACCAGCTCATCGCGGCAATCAATTCGCGCCTCCCGACCTGCGAAGCCCTGCTGCTGTCCGATTACGGCAACGGCGTCATCACCGAGCGGATCCGGGAGGCGGCCCTGTCCGAGGCCAAGGTGCAGGGCAAACTCGCCGTGGTGGACGCCCAGGGCGACCTGCGCGATTACTACGGGGCCTCGGTGTTGACGCCCAATCAGCCGGAGGCGGAGCAGGTCGTCGGCTTCGCCATCGTCGATCACGAGACCCTCGTGCGGGCCGGCCAGACCTTGCTGGACGAGACGGGGGCCGAGGCGGTGCTCATCACCCGGGGGGCCAACGGCATCGCGTTGTTCGAACGCGACCAGGAACTGGTCGAGGTCCCGGCGTTCAACCGATCGGAAGTGTTCGACGTGACGGGTGCCGGCGACACGGTGGTGGGCACGCTTGCCGTCGCCCTGGCGGCCGGCGCGACGTACCTGGAGGCCACCGTCATGGCGAACCTGGCAGCCTCGATCGTGGTGCGCCGTTTCGGCACGGCGACCACCACGCCCCAGGAAATGCTCGCCGCCTGCGACTCGCTGGAAGGCGCCGCGGGACCGGAGTGGGCGGAGCCCGAAGTCTCGGAGGCGTGAGCCGGTCGTGACGCGCGAGGACGGGGCGCGCCTGGTGCGCGAGTGGCAGGCGGCGGGAGAGGAGGTCGTCTTCACCAACGGCTGCTTCGACCTGATCCACGCGGGCCATGTGCGCTACCTGGCCGCGGCCCGTGCCCTGGGCGACAGGTTGGTCGTCGGCCTGAACTCGGACCGGAGCGTGGGCGCCCTCAAGGGGCCTGACCGGCCCATCCTGCCGGAGGAGGATCGCGCCGAACTCCTGGCGGCCCTGCGGGCCGTGGATGCCGTCGTGATCTTCGACGAGCCCACCGCTTCGGACACCCTGCTGGCTCTTCGCCCGAACGTGTATGCCAAGGGCGGCGACTGGCGGCCGGAGACGCTGCCGGAGGCGCCGGCCGCCTCGGCGGTCGGGGCGCGAATCACCCTCTTGCCCTTTCACGAAGGGCGCTCCACGACGCAACTCATCGAACGCATCAAAGCAGGGAGTCCCGACAAATGATCGACGCGGAAGGCAGGCTGTTCGGCCGCATCAACCTTCTGGACCTGGGCCTCGTCGTCCTGCTCTCTCTGGCCATCCTGGGCTTCGGCCTGGCCAAGGCCGGACGTGCGGGCCTGAACGCCAAGATCAAGGGCAAGACCGCGGTCGAGGTGGATTGCTTCATTCGCGGCTCCATCGCCGATCCCGACAGCCTGTTCAGGAAGGGCGACAAGACGTTCATCACCTTGCGCAACGTGCCGTACAGCGCCGTCGAGGTGGTGGCGATCCGCAGCAGCAAGCGCACGATCACCGTGCCCACGGCGGACGGCAAGGCGGTGGTCGCCGTGCCCGACCCGTCCGAGCCGTTCTCGCGGGACATCCTGGTCACCATCCGGGAGCAGGGCGCGGTCACCGATGACGGCGTGGTCTTCGGGGACAGCAAGATCAAGGTCGGCACGCCCATCGAACTGGAAGGCTTCAAGTATCGCCTCAAGGGCTCGATCGTCGACGTCCGGACGCCCGATCTGAAGTAGCCGAGGCGATACCTTGCTGTCAGGCGCTTCTCTGACCGCCTTCGAGGGCGGCTGGCGGGCGACGCTGCAAGGCTCGGTGCCGGGCAGGTTGTACCGGCGCCTGCGCAGCGCGGCCGCCGAGCGCATCCAGCCCTACCTGGCCACGAGCCTGGCCGCACGCCTGGCGCCCGGCCTGTCGCTCGCCACGCTGTTCTTGCTGCTTTTCCTGTCGCCGCTGGTCGGGACCGGCCTCAACGCGTTGCTGGTGCTTGCCGCGGCCGGGTGCGCGGCGTTGCTCGCCGTGACCCATCCGGCGACCGAGGACGCCGCCTCCCCGCTGGACCTGCCTTTCCTCATCCTGGCGGGAATCCTGGTCGTGGCGGCCGCCGCGTCGCTGTACCCGGTCGCGTCCGCCAAGGGCCTGGCGAAGCTCGCGATCTACGGCCTGGCCTACCTGGTCTTCCGGGATGCGGTGAGGCGCGGCGGGACCTGGGCGTGGGTGCCGCTGGCCGGCCTGCTGGGCGCGGCCCTGCTCGAGTCGGTGTACGGCCTGTACCAGTTCAGGATCAAGGTCGCGCCGCTCGCCACATGGGAAGACGCCGAGTCCGAGCTGCACCTCACGCGCGTGTACGGCACGCTGCGCAACCCCAACCTTTTGGGAGGGTACCTGGTCGCGGCGATTCCCCTCGGACTGGCCGGGGCCCTGGCGTGGCGCGGGCTTGCGCGGTGGATCGCCGCGGGCGTGCTGGTCCTGGGACCCCTGGTGCTGTACCTGACCTACTCGCGGGGCGCGTACGTCGCCCTGGGCGCCGAACTGGGGGTGCTGGCGCTGTTTGGCCTGGCCGCCGGCTGGCGCCGCAAGCGCACGTGGCTACTGGCCGGCCTCTTCCTGTGCGTGGCCGCCGTGGGGCTCTGGTACGCCTGGGAGCACGTGCCGGCCTTCCAGGCCCGCCTGGCCAGCATCGTGACCCCGCGAGGCGACTCCTCCAACTCGTTCCGGATGAACGTCTGGCGGGCCACGATCGAGATGATCCGCGATTCCTGGTACCTGGGCGTGGGCATCGGCAACGATGCCTTCCGCCACGGCTACGCGCTGTACATGATCAGCGGCTTCGAAGCCCTCGGGGCGTACAACATCTTCCTGGAGTGGGCGGCCGAGGCGGGAGTGTTCGCTTGCCTCGCCTTCGTCTGGTTGGTGCTCGCCGCGGCCGCGCGGGGCGTCGAGGGCTTCGCCCTGGGCGTCGCACGCCCGTGGGCGGCGGGTGCGGTTGCGGCGCTCGCGGGTCTCATGGTTCATGGTCTGGTGGACACGGTGTTCTTCCGGCCGGCCGTGCAGTTGCCCTTCTGGCTGATCATGGCCTTCCTGGCCGGTTTGCCGCGGATCGACCGATCATGACCGGCCGGCGCGACGCCCGTGCGCCGTGGCAGGCTTCCGAGATTCGCCGGATCCTCTTCGTGCAGTTCGGGGGAATCGGGGACGTGATCCTCGCGTTTCCCGCGATCAAGAGCCTGCGGGAGGCGTATCCCGACGCGCGCCTCACGCTCATGGTCGAGTCGCGGGCAAAGGGAGTCGGCGCGTTCAACCCGGCGATCGACGAAGTGCTGGCCTTCGATGCCAAGGATCGGCCCACGCTCGCGGAGTTCCTCGACGTCGTCGGAGGGCTGCGTTCGCGCTACTTCGACCTGGCGGTCGCTTCGGGCCGCAGCCCGGCGATCCCGGCCCTGCTGCTCCTCTCGGGGGCACGGTACCGTGTCGGCTACGCCGCGAACCCGCTGTCCATGCTGCT
The Candidatus Tanganyikabacteria bacterium DNA segment above includes these coding regions:
- a CDS encoding bifunctional hydroxymethylpyrimidine kinase/phosphomethylpyrimidine kinase, whose product is MLDRTTVSALLARMNGTRILVLGDLIADEFLMGEVERISREAPVLILRHQQTRLLPGGAANAAANIASLKGRPEMVGVVGKDPTGRQLLTFLEGIRVATRSVVMDQMRPTTTKTRISASSNQSVTQQIVRVDRLVRDPVPPEVENQLIAAINSRLPTCEALLLSDYGNGVITERIREAALSEAKVQGKLAVVDAQGDLRDYYGASVLTPNQPEAEQVVGFAIVDHETLVRAGQTLLDETGAEAVLITRGANGIALFERDQELVEVPAFNRSEVFDVTGAGDTVVGTLAVALAAGATYLEATVMANLAASIVVRRFGTATTTPQEMLAACDSLEGAAGPEWAEPEVSEA
- the rfaE2 gene encoding D-glycero-beta-D-manno-heptose 1-phosphate adenylyltransferase → MTREDGARLVREWQAAGEEVVFTNGCFDLIHAGHVRYLAAARALGDRLVVGLNSDRSVGALKGPDRPILPEEDRAELLAALRAVDAVVIFDEPTASDTLLALRPNVYAKGGDWRPETLPEAPAASAVGARITLLPFHEGRSTTQLIERIKAGSPDK
- a CDS encoding DUF4330 domain-containing protein, whose amino-acid sequence is MIDAEGRLFGRINLLDLGLVVLLSLAILGFGLAKAGRAGLNAKIKGKTAVEVDCFIRGSIADPDSLFRKGDKTFITLRNVPYSAVEVVAIRSSKRTITVPTADGKAVVAVPDPSEPFSRDILVTIREQGAVTDDGVVFGDSKIKVGTPIELEGFKYRLKGSIVDVRTPDLK
- a CDS encoding O-antigen ligase family protein, giving the protein MLSGASLTAFEGGWRATLQGSVPGRLYRRLRSAAAERIQPYLATSLAARLAPGLSLATLFLLLFLSPLVGTGLNALLVLAAAGCAALLAVTHPATEDAASPLDLPFLILAGILVVAAAASLYPVASAKGLAKLAIYGLAYLVFRDAVRRGGTWAWVPLAGLLGAALLESVYGLYQFRIKVAPLATWEDAESELHLTRVYGTLRNPNLLGGYLVAAIPLGLAGALAWRGLARWIAAGVLVLGPLVLYLTYSRGAYVALGAELGVLALFGLAAGWRRKRTWLLAGLFLCVAAVGLWYAWEHVPAFQARLASIVTPRGDSSNSFRMNVWRATIEMIRDSWYLGVGIGNDAFRHGYALYMISGFEALGAYNIFLEWAAEAGVFACLAFVWLVLAAAARGVEGFALGVARPWAAGAVAALAGLMVHGLVDTVFFRPAVQLPFWLIMAFLAGLPRIDRS